A single Sander lucioperca isolate FBNREF2018 chromosome 24, SLUC_FBN_1.2, whole genome shotgun sequence DNA region contains:
- the LOC118494426 gene encoding uncharacterized protein LOC118494426, with protein sequence MDLRRIILPVFLVFAEAENVTVVKATLGQNATFTCSGETTDTFWFIKISSQVKGLIVRTLGTDFTQYYIYPETKYIAKGNVLEITNITAEDRRLYFCARRERGNMTFTDTFLLVSDDPITPSTTNSSEGNDQQQQYSCILCQSDVVYSSLALNILLILVIIGESVFTSGLCGPLL encoded by the exons ATGGATCTGCGTCGGATCATCCTCCCGGTGTTTCTGGTGTTTGCTGAGGCCGAGAACGTGACCGTAGTCAAGGCAACGCTGGGTCAAAACGCCACCTTTACCTGCTCAGGGGAAACTACAGACACATTCTGGTTCATAAAGATTAGCAGCCAGGTCAAAGGATTAATCGTCCGGACCCTCGGTACAGACTTTACCCAGTATTACATTTATCCCGAAACCAAATATATTGCTAAGGGAAACGTATTGGAGATTACAAACATCACAGCAGAGGATCGCCGGCTTTACTTCTGTGCCAGAAGGGAACGAGGCAACATGACTTTTACAGACACTTTTCTCCTCGTTTCAG ATGATCCTATAACTCCGTCCACCACCAACAGCTCTGAAGGAAACGACCAACAGCAGCAGTACAGCTGCATACTGTGCCAGAGTGACGTCGTTTACAGCTCGTTGGCTCTGAACATCCTCCTCATCTTAGTGATAATAGGTGAGTCTGTTTTTACCAGCGGACTCTGTGGTCCACTGCTCTAA